The Microbacterium forte sequence CGAGATGCGCTCTCTCGCGCAGACCACCTCGGCACTGGATTCCCTTGCCGCTCTGCTGCCCGATGAGGCGGAGAAGGTAGAGGGCGACACGACAACCACTGTCGCGCCTGCTGACTTGCTGGTGGGGGATGTCGTGGTGGTGCGCCCCGGCGGGCGGGTCCCCGCGGACGGGCGGATCGTGCAGGGCTCGGCGAGCATGGACGAGTCGATGATCACTGGCGAGTCCCGGCCGGTGCGCCGTAGCGACGGCGATCAGGTGATCGCCGGCACGGTCGCGACCGATTCTGGTGTGCGGGTGGAGATCACTGCGATCGGTGAGGACACTGCTCTGGCGGGGATTCAGAAGCTGGTGACCGAGGCGCAGAGTTCGTCGTCGCGGGCGCAACGGCTCGCTGACAAAGCTGCCGGGTGGTTGTTCTGGTTCGCGCTCGGCGCTGCCGCGATCACCGCGATCGTCTGGACGGTTGTCGGCATGCCCGACGCCGCGGTGATCCGCACGATCACCGTGCTCGTGATCGCGTGCCCGCACGCTCTGGGCCTGGCGATCCCGCTCGTTGTGTCGATCGCGACGGAGCGGGCGGCTCGTGGGGGTGTGCTGATCAAGGATCGTCTCGCGCTGGAAAGCATGCGCACCGTCGACACCGTCTTGTTCGACAAGACCGGCACTCTCACCAAGGGCACCCCCGCCGTCACCGCGATCGACCCCGTTTCCGGCACCGATTCCGACCAGCTGTTGGCCTGGGCCGCTGCCGCGGAAGCCGACTCCGAGCACCCCCTCGCTCGCGCGATCGTCAACGCGGCGAAGGAGAAGAACCTCACGGCCCCTGCCTCGTCCGACTTCGAGTCCTCGCCGGCGGTCGGGGTCCGTGCGCGTGTCGATGGACACATCGTGCAAGTCGGTGGACCGTACATGCTCGAGCAGGAGAACGCCCACGAGCTGCCGGTTGCCGACGAGTGGCGCAATGAGGGTGCGATCATCCTCCACGTCCTCGTCGACGGCAAGGTCGCGGGCGCACTGCGATTGGCAGACGAGATCCGCTCCGAGTCGCGTCACGCCGTCGAGGCCCTCCACGAGCGGGGTGTACAGGTGGTCATGATCACCGGTGATGCCGACGCGGTGGCCGCCTCCGTGGCGGGCGAGCTGGGTATCGACCGGTACTTCGCCGGGGTGCGACCGGAGGACAAGGCCTCGAAGGTGAAAGAACTGCAGGGCGAGGGCCGCAAGGTCGCGATGGTCGGAGACGGTGTGAACGACGCCCCTGCGCTCGCGCAAGCGGATGTCGGTATCGCGATCGGCGCGGGCACGGATGTCGCGATCGCCTCCGCGGGGGTCATCCTCGCCAGCGACGACCCCCGGTCGGTGCTGTCGGTGATCGAACTGTCACGGGCCAGCTACCGGAAGATGAAGCAGAACCTCTGGTGGGCCGCCGGCTACAACCTGCTCTCCGTCCCGCTCGCGGCCGGCGTGCTCGCCCCCATCGGGTTCGTGCTCCCGATGTCCGTGGGGGCCGTGCTGATGTCCCTGTCGACCATCGTCGTCGCGCTCAACGCGCAGCTGCTGCGCCGGCTGGATCTCCGCCCGGACGCAGTAGCGGGTAAGTAGCAAGAAACGGTCAGGGTGACGGACGTAGGCTGAGGAGAACGGGAGGTGGGTATGTCGCTGATCAACGTCGCACAACGGGTGCGGGGACCGCGCACGCTCACCCATACCGTCGTGGCCGTCCTCGCGGTCGCGGTGGGCGTCATCGCGGGTCTGCTGGCGATGCACTCCTTCAACTCGCACGCGACAACTGCCGGCCACCACGACACCGTCGCTGTCAGCACGCAGGCCGATGTATCTGCCCATCACCACGACACGTCCGAAGCCGCCGCCGTGCAGGACTCACCGCAAGTGGATGCGGGATGCGC is a genomic window containing:
- a CDS encoding heavy metal translocating P-type ATPase; this translates as MSQHEEHSHRAAHENHGSAPTTEHDHAAMSHDHDASPEHGGHGGHGGHGGHGDHVGQFRRLFWIMLILAVPVVGFSMMFSMLLGYPLPDTAWVGWISPVLGTVMYVWGGAPFLTGAVSELRARKPGMMLLIALAITVAFLASWGASLGLLHHELDFWWELALLIVIMLLGHWIEMRSLAQTTSALDSLAALLPDEAEKVEGDTTTTVAPADLLVGDVVVVRPGGRVPADGRIVQGSASMDESMITGESRPVRRSDGDQVIAGTVATDSGVRVEITAIGEDTALAGIQKLVTEAQSSSSRAQRLADKAAGWLFWFALGAAAITAIVWTVVGMPDAAVIRTITVLVIACPHALGLAIPLVVSIATERAARGGVLIKDRLALESMRTVDTVLFDKTGTLTKGTPAVTAIDPVSGTDSDQLLAWAAAAEADSEHPLARAIVNAAKEKNLTAPASSDFESSPAVGVRARVDGHIVQVGGPYMLEQENAHELPVADEWRNEGAIILHVLVDGKVAGALRLADEIRSESRHAVEALHERGVQVVMITGDADAVAASVAGELGIDRYFAGVRPEDKASKVKELQGEGRKVAMVGDGVNDAPALAQADVGIAIGAGTDVAIASAGVILASDDPRSVLSVIELSRASYRKMKQNLWWAAGYNLLSVPLAAGVLAPIGFVLPMSVGAVLMSLSTIVVALNAQLLRRLDLRPDAVAGK
- a CDS encoding DUF6153 family protein; this translates as MSLINVAQRVRGPRTLTHTVVAVLAVAVGVIAGLLAMHSFNSHATTAGHHDTVAVSTQADVSAHHHDTSEAAAVQDSPQVDAGCATCGGGDPMTWMACVLALLVGTILLGRIGLGWRHATLIAILTAATIRWPARAHALPPPPSLTVLCISRT